One genomic window of Nicotiana sylvestris chromosome 10, ASM39365v2, whole genome shotgun sequence includes the following:
- the LOC138879502 gene encoding uncharacterized protein, which translates to MDPEAAGQNRLTELHELEEFRYQAFESMRLYKERMKKMHDKHIVDRNFKPGDNVLLYNSRLRLFPGKLKSRWSGPFRAVQMFTSGAVEIESEDGTNKFSVNGQRLKHYLGITEEKWDTMMINLKEPHYANEE; encoded by the coding sequence ATGGATCCCGAAGCAGCTGGACAAAATCGACTGACAGAGTTGCATGAGCTGGAAGAATTTAGATATCAAGCCTTTGAAAGCATGAGGCtctacaaggaaagaatgaagaagaTGCATGACAAGCACATTGTGGACAGAAATTTCAAACCCGGTGACAATGTATTATTGTATAATTCAAGGCTGAGATTGTTTCCAGGTAAGTTAAAGTCCCGATGGTCCGGGCCATTTAGAGCGGTGCAAATGTTTACAAGTGGAGCTGTTGAGATTGAGTCAGAAGATGGGACAAACAAGTTCTCAGTaaatgggcaaaggttgaaacattaccttggaataACTGAAGAAAAATGGGATACAATGATGATCAATTTGAAAGAACCCCATTACGCGAATGAGGAGTGA
- the LOC138879500 gene encoding uncharacterized protein: MDPLKYIFQKPMPTGRLAKWKILLTEFDIIYVTQTTMKAQALANHLAENPVDDKYEPLKTYFPDEEVMCVDEVDRDEKPGWKRFFDGAANMKGIGVGAVLISETGKHYPVTAQLRFHCTNNIAEYETCILGLRLAIDMGVQEILVLGDSDLLVHQIQGEWETRDLKLILYRQCLHDLCQWFRSVEFRHIPRIHNEIADALATLA, translated from the coding sequence atggatcctctaaagtatatctttcagaagcctatgcccacaggaagactgGCGAAGTGGAAGATTTTACTTActgagtttgacatcatctatgtgactcaaaCCACGATGAAGGCCCAAGCCTTGGCCAaccacttggccgagaatccagTGGATGATAAATATGAGccactgaagacttattttcctgatgaagaggtcatGTGTGTTGACGAGGTTGACCGAGatgaaaagccaggttggaaacgcttctttgatggagctgctaacatgaagggTATTGGAGTAGGGGCTGTACTTATATCTGAAACAGGGAAACACTACCCTGTAACAGCCCAGCTTCGATTtcattgcaccaacaatattgCCGAGTACGAAACATGCATtctaggtttgaggttagctatagacatgggagtccaggaaatactggttctgggagattcagatttgttggttcatcagattcaaggagaatgggagactcgagatttgaagctcatactgtACCGACAgtgtctgcatgatctttgtcaatggtttagGTCGGTTGAATTTAGACATATTCCcaggattcataatgagattgcTGATGCCTTGGCCACTCTGGCgtaa
- the LOC138879501 gene encoding uncharacterized protein, with protein MAEYEACILGLKMAIDMNVQELLMIGDSDLLIQQHPDTNFIDPIPVKIHDQSAYYAHIEEEADGKPCFHDIKEYLTTGEYPELAKATQKSTVRRLSSNFFHSGGILYRRTPDLGLLRVSEPLFEITLSSDFEYYMFVFILFA; from the exons atggccgaatatgaagcctgcatcttggggctcaaaatggccattgacatgaatgttcaggAGTTGCTAATGATTGGGgactcagacttgctcatacaacag catccagatacaaatttcattgatcccatcccagtaaagattcatgatcagtcAGCTTATTACGCCCAcattgaggaagaagcggatggaaagccatgtttccatgatatcaaggagtacttgacaacaggggaatatccagaacttgccaaAGCTACTCAGAAGAGCACAGTTCGTAggttatccagcaacttctttcacagtggaggaatcctatacaggaggactcccgatttgggtttactaag ggtttctgaaccCCTTTTCGAAATCACTTTATCTTCTGATTTTGAGTACTATATGTTTGTGTTTATATTATTTGCTTGA
- the LOC104237374 gene encoding uncharacterized protein — translation MNEQVAEQVAPLVPGNSNREKLASNAQRVIPVPFPQRLVKQKKVDQYKKFMEMLRQIQLNIPLMDALREMPGYAKMMKDLMSRKFDFQDLSTVTLTHTCSTVVEKPMAQKMSDPGSFTIPYTIGSYAFAKALCDLGASINLMPLAVYTKLGIGIARPTLMLLQLADRTVKRPIGILDDVLVQVEKFVFPTDFVILDCQVDEEIPLILGRPFLATGRALIDCETEELKMRLNDEEVIFNVQQSMR, via the coding sequence atgAATGAGCAAGTTGCAGAAcaggtggcacctcttgtgccaggaAATTCTAACAGAGAGAAGCTAGCAagcaatgcacaaagggtgatacctgTACCCTTTCCTCAGAGACTGGTCAAACAAAAGAAGGTAGACCAATACAAGAAGTTCATGGAGATGCTGCGtcaaattcagttgaatattccttTGATGGATGCCTTGAGGGAGATGCCCGGTTATGCCAAGATGATGAAAGATCTAATGTCACGgaagtttgattttcaggatcTATCCACTGTAACTCTAACACATACCTGCAGCACAGTGGTGGAAAAACCGATGGCTCAAAAGATGTCGGACCCAGGTAGCTTCACTATTCCATACACAATTGGAagttatgcctttgcaaaggcgttgtgtgatttgggagccaGCATAAATCTGATGCCGCTAGCTGTGTACACCAAACTGGGCATTGGCATAGCTAGGCCAACTTTGATGCTGCTACAGCTAGCTGACCGCACAGTGAAGAGGCCCATTGGtattcttgatgatgtgttggtgcaagtgGAGAAGTTCGTGTTCCCTACAGACTTTGTTATCCTGGATTGTCAGGTGGATGAGGAGATACCCCTTATTTTAGGGAGACCATTTTTAGCCACTGGGAGAGCACTGATCGACTGTGAGACTGAGGAATTAAAAATGAGATTGAATgatgaagaagtcatattcaatGTTCAGCAATCTATGAGGTGA